The proteins below come from a single Thermodesulfobacteriota bacterium genomic window:
- a CDS encoding 50S ribosomal protein L11 methyltransferase: MRGPARGQENAPLSAALPEYLPSAASHLLLVLAIRDAGLAPEIAGPLGRLGQVRVRSQGEGAELVFLAQAAGPSRAPLQLLDQLLGGREEGGRLAAAVEIVETRLVPKAVGKALLAQDGPGPPAAAAAMLLPAHDLRIQAGAAFGSGSHPSTRLAITALEELARPGPLPSPVLDVGCGSGILSLVAARLGASEVLGIDVCAQSLAAAQLNRQQNRLQDRVTFSGQPLATIPRLFPLVVANLAISVLQRLLPEIVRHSAAGGHLIVSGCQGRQGERLRALVASRPVTPVAAFREDGWHALLLRHSPGS, encoded by the coding sequence GTGCGCGGCCCCGCTCGGGGCCAGGAGAATGCCCCGCTCTCCGCCGCTCTGCCCGAGTACCTGCCCTCGGCGGCGAGCCATCTGCTGCTGGTGCTGGCGATCCGGGATGCTGGTCTGGCGCCGGAGATTGCCGGGCCTCTGGGCCGGCTGGGGCAGGTGCGGGTGCGAAGCCAGGGGGAGGGGGCCGAGCTGGTCTTTCTGGCCCAGGCCGCCGGCCCGAGCCGCGCGCCGCTGCAGCTCCTGGATCAGCTCCTGGGGGGCAGAGAGGAAGGGGGCCGGCTGGCAGCGGCGGTGGAGATCGTCGAGACCCGGCTGGTGCCGAAGGCGGTGGGCAAGGCGCTCCTGGCCCAGGACGGGCCCGGTCCGCCGGCCGCGGCGGCGGCGATGCTTCTTCCGGCCCATGACCTCCGCATCCAGGCCGGCGCCGCCTTTGGCTCCGGCAGCCATCCCAGCACCCGGCTGGCTATCACCGCCCTGGAGGAGCTGGCACGGCCCGGGCCCTTGCCCTCGCCGGTGCTGGACGTGGGCTGCGGCTCCGGAATCCTCTCCCTGGTGGCAGCCCGCCTGGGGGCCAGCGAGGTCCTGGGCATCGATGTCTGCGCCCAGTCCCTGGCAGCGGCCCAGCTCAACCGGCAGCAGAACAGGCTCCAGGACCGGGTGACCTTCTCTGGCCAGCCCCTGGCCACGATCCCCCGCCTCTTTCCGCTGGTGGTCGCCAACCTGGCGATCTCGGTGCTCCAGCGACTGCTCCCCGAGATTGTCCGGCACAGTGCCGCCGGCGGCCATCTCATTGTGTCCGGCTGCCAGGGCCGGCAGGGGGAGCGACTCCGCGCCCTGGTCGCCAGCCGGCCGGTGACCCCGGTCGCCGCCTTCCGGGAGGACGGCTGGCATGCCCTGCTGCTCCGGCACTCCCCGGGCAGCTGA